A genomic window from Silene latifolia isolate original U9 population chromosome 11, ASM4854445v1, whole genome shotgun sequence includes:
- the LOC141613690 gene encoding uncharacterized protein LOC141613690, whose amino-acid sequence MGANPPSSVLTGFSKRVWQAQGNDRISFMPNGIILVRFKTKEQQQFVLNNGHLLFDNKPVIFNEWEPDTELVKHDVKRIPIWMKLYDLDVKFWGLTSLKKLSSAVGKFIRCDENTLHKNFLGFSRIMIEVKIGQQFPDQITFKDENGKNQRARVKYDWLPLSCSKCKGLGYLAANCRKDGSKPVTKKVWKPRKVVNKPDQKVQPPPKVAVVKPRQPVVPTTPVNVVTIKTPVIVPNTPVVESTMPRRLLIRLIRHGTGEKRTFTPGGLSFMESLTQSIQKTTLGIMENKAVDKKETSKDTAQYGLHHGGRIWLLWDPNLYDVTVLDIQVQCIHSEVLDKARRNRFWFTVVYGLNKLVEREPLWDSLRTYYGRITGPWVVGGDFNAIMASNERIGGAPITNAEMRPLLQVTQDCQLYDLGDKGAFYTRTNKHEVGSKVCSRLDRVLINDEWLAEFPDSYTHFLPEGVFDHCPAIIRLEMERQRNGYSFKYFNMWDCGLLHLTIRRFKDPLNVELNQTEKIYAKELEELQKARDQFLRQKAKVDWMQMGDHNTAFFDASIKSRRSKNRVFQVKDMNGQMCSSPEKIQSAFEEYYMSLLGTSHEVRPINRKIVQHGKCLTAAHCSLLTAPVTGAEIKEAMFSIPGNKTPGPDGYSSQFFKENWEIVGGDIINVVQNVFRSGKVLKQCNNTILTLIPKVVVPESVLQFRPIACCNTVYKFVSKVLCARIGKVLPDIISQSQGAFIKGRDIVGNILICQDLIKLYKRKSCSPRAMMKIDLQKAYDSVEWAFVGDMIDALGFPLLICNIVKECISTTSYSISLNGEIFGFFKATGNGMEEHTIKEVEMITGMKRGTMPFTYLGVTVSPKRLSIQDCQCLVNKVVDRIRGMGSRKLSYAGRMARIFILPKNVISKIESVCRKYLWHGSDHKESPALVSWDQICQPKKQGGLGLRDFHVWNLATVGKYALWVANKANHLWLRWVHAVYFKTSSWSEYNPGSGCSWAWRKICQEESMNHLFFECPFSRQCRDLVSEWCRFLLHLQNCISWWIELRQEAACKKKVIAMILSGLLYHVWHCRNRCRVDEYVVRPTVVLANVKSDVKMRLGQYDIRCKNALVLEWVEYLKA is encoded by the exons ATGG GAGCAAACCCTCCAAGCTCTGTGCTTACTGGTTTTTCCAAGAGGGTGTGGCAGGCTCAGGGGAATGATAGGATCTCTTTTATGCCGAATGGGATCATTTTAGTCCGTTTTAAAACGAAAGAACAACAACAATTTGTCTTAAACAATGGTCATCTACTCTTTGATAATAAGCCTGTTATTTTTAATGAGTGGGAGCCTGATACGGAGTTAGTTAAGCATGATGTGAAGCGTATCCCTATTTGGATGAAATTGTATGATTTGGATGTGAAGTTTTGGGGTCTGACAAGCCTGAAAAAATTGAGCAGTGCAGTGGGCAAATTCATTCGCTGTGATGAGAATACCCTGCATAAGAATTTTTTAGGTTTTTCCAGGATCATGATAGAGGTTAAAATTGGCCAACAATTTCCTGATCAGATCACTTTTAAGGATGAGAATGGAAAAAACCAGAGAGCAAGAGTGAAGTATGATTGGTTACCTCTATCTTGCTCCAAATGTAAGGGATTGGGTTATTTGGCTGCAAACTGTAGAAAGGATGGTTCCAAGCCTGTGACAAAAAAGGTCTGGAAACCTAGGAAGGTGGTTAACAAGCCTGACCAGAAAGTTCAACCCCCTCCAAAAGTGGCAGTTGTGAAACCAAGGCAGCCAGTAGTCCCTACCACGCCTGTGAATGTTGTGACAATCAAAACTCCTGTGATTGTTCCTAACACTCCGGTGGTGGAGAGTACTATGCCCAGAAGATTGCTTATAAGATTGATAAGGCATGGCACTGGTGAAAAGAGAACATTCACCCCTGGTGGTCTCTCTTTCATGGAGTCCTTAACCCAATCTATTCAGAAAACAACGTTGGGAATCATGGAGAATAAAGCTGTGGACAAAAAGGAGACTAGTAAGGATACTGCTCAATATGG CCTTCATCATGGGGGTAGAATATGGTTATTATGGGATCCTAATCTGTATGATGTTACTGTGCTTGACattcaagtccagtgtattcacTCAGAAGTCCTTGATAAAGCAAGAAGGAATCGGTTCTGGTTTACTGTAGTGTATGGGCTGAATAAGCTTGTTGAAAGGGAGCCTTTATGGGATAGCCTTCGTACTTACTATGGTAGAATTACTGGACCATGGGTGGTGGGAGGTGATTTTAATGCTATTATGGCCTCTAATGAACGAATTGGAGGGGCTCCTATCACAAATGCTGAGATGAGACCTCTTCTTCAGGTCACTCAGGATTGTCAGTtgtatgatttgggtgataaGGGTGCTTTTTACACCAGGACAAACAAGCATGAGGTTGGGTCTAAAGTTTGCAGTAGGTTGGATAGAGTTCTCATCAATGATGAGTGGCTTGCTGAATTTCCTGATAGTTACACTCATTTCTTGCCTGAAGGTGTTTTTGACCATTGTCCTGCCATCATTAGGCTTGAAATGGAGAGGCAGAGGAATGGATActcttttaaatattttaatatgtgggatTGTGGGCTTCTGCACCTGACTATAAGGAGATT CAAGGATCCCCTTAATGTGGAATTAAATCAGACTGAGAAAATTTATGcaaaggagttggaggagctgcaAAAGGCTAGAGACCAGTTCTTGAGACAGAAAGCAAAAGTAGACTGGATGCAAATGGGTGACCATAATACTGCCTTTTTCGATGCTAGTATAAAGAGTAGGAGGTCTAAGAACAGGGTGTTCCAAGTTAAAGATATGAATGGCCAGATGTGTAGTAGTCCTGAGAAGATTCAATCTGCTTTTGAGGAATATTATATGTCTTTATTGGGTACATCACATGAAGTTAGGCCTATAAACAGGAAGATTGTGCAACATGGTAAATGTCTCACTGCTGCTCATTGTTCTTTGCTGACTGCCCCTGTCACTGGAGCTGAAATTAAGGAGGCCATGTTCTCCATTCCTGGGAACAAGACTCCTGGCCCAGATGGCTATAGTAGCCAGTTTTTTAAAGAGAATTGGGAGATAGTTGGGGGAGATATTATTAATGTTGTCCAAAATGTGTTCAGGTCTGGGAAAGTATTGAAACAGTGTAATAATACTATCCTCACTTTAATTCCAAAAGTTGTTGTGCCTGAATCTGTATTGCAATTCAGGCCCATTGCTTGTTGCAACACAGTTTACAAGTTTGTCTCAAAGGTGCTTTGTGCTAGAATTGGGAAAGTGCTGCCTGATATTATTAGTCAATCTCAAGGAGCTTTCATTAAAGGTAGAGATATTGTGGGAAATATTCTAATCTGCCAGGATTTGATTAAGTTGTATAAGAGGAAGAGTTGTTCCCCAAGAGCTATGATGAAGATTGATCTTCAAAAAGCCTATGACTCAGTGGAGTGGGCTTTTGTTGGGGACATGATTGATGCTCTGGGCTTCCCTTTACTTATCTGTAACATTGTGAAAGAGTGCATCTCAACTACTTCTTACTCTATTTCTCTCAATGGGGAGATATTTGGATTTTTCAAAG CTACTGGGAATGGAATGGAGGAGCATACTATCAAGGAAGTAGAAATGATCACTGGAATGAAAAGAGGGACAATGCCCTTCACTTATCTAGGGGTCACTGTGTCTCCAAAAAGGCTCTCTATTCAGGACTGTCAATGCTTGGTTAATAAGGTGGTGGATAGAATTAGAGGGATGGGATCCAGGAAGCTCTCTTATGCTGGCAGGATG GCTAGGATCTTCATTCTCCCAAAGAATGTGATTTCTAAGATTGAATCTGTTTGTAGGAAGTATTTGTGGCATGGTAGTGATCATAAGGAGAGCCCAGCTCTTGTTTCTTGGGACCAAATTTGTCAACCTAAGAAGCAAGGAGGTTTGGGATTGAGGGACTTCCATGTTTGGAACCTGGCCACGGTGGGTAAGTATGCCTTGTGGGTTGCCAACAAGGCAAACCATTTATGGCTGAGGTGGGTACACGCTGTGTACTTTAAAACTTCATCCTGGTCGGAGTATAATCCTGGTTCTGGTTGTAGTTGGGCATGGCGAAAAATTTGTCAG GAGGAAAGTATGAATCATCTATTTTTTGAATGTCCTTTTAGCAGACAATGCAGGGATCTGGTCAGTGAATGGTGCAGGTTTCTGCTACATCTACAGAACTGCATCAGCTGGTGGATTGAGCTTAGACAGGAAGCTGCTTGCAAGAAAAAAGTGATTGCTATGATTTTATCAGGCTTGTTGTATCATGTATGGCACTGTAGAAATAGGTGTCGAGTTGATGAGTATGTTGTCAGGCCTACAGTGGTCTTAGCAAATGTTAAAAGTGATGTGAAAATGCGTCTAGGTCAATATGATATTAGATGTAAGAATGCTCTAGTCTTGGAGTGGGTAGAGTATCTTAAGGCTTAG